The following nucleotide sequence is from Mucilaginibacter sp. cycad4.
CAGTTATAGACATATGAACCGTATCTTCTTTTTATGATAAGGAAAATTTATATTGTTAAATTAATAAACACGACAGCCGGTAATTTAGTAGCAATGATTATAGCCCCTTCAAAATATTATTTTGCCCCCTATAGCTGAATTAAAAAGTACCGTAATTCGTATCCGGACAATTTAAAGAGCCATAAACCGGTTGGATCCACGTACATATATATTAAAATGAAAAAGCTTTTAGCCCTTTTATATTTTTTAATACTTTCCCATTTCATCTCCGCACAGGAAAGGCCAAATATCCTTAAAAAAAATGTCCCCCTTGACTCCATCAGGCTGAGCGATCCTTTTATCTTGGCCGACCATAAAACTGCGATGTATTATATGACCGGCACCGGTGGTATGCTTTGGAAAAGCAAGGACCTTAAATTGTGGGAAGGGCCTTTCCCGGTTGCCAAAACCGATCCCCAATCATGGATGGGGCCTCATCCAATGATCTGGGCAGCCGAGTTGCATGAGTATAAGGGTAAATACTATTACTTTGCTACGTTCACTAACCGCGATATCAAGATTGATACTGTAAGGGGCAATGTTATAGAACGCCGGGCATCTCATATCCTGGTGAGCGATCAGCCGGAGGGGCCTTATGTGCCGATGAAAGATGCGGCTTATCTGCCTGCTGATAAACCAACCCTCGACGGAACTTTTTGGATTGACAAAAACGGAAAACCCTACATGGTATATTGTTATGAATGGCTGCAAAACTGGAACGGCACTATCGAAAAAATTGAACTAAAACCTGACTTGAGCGGATCGGTTGGGACAGGAAAAGTATTATTCCGTGCCAGCGACTCCCCCTGGAGCAGAGAAAAGGACGAAAACGGAAATATTCACCCCAATAAAGTGACTGACGGGCCATACCTTTTCCGTACCCAAACCGGGCGTCTGGGCATGATCTGGACGAGTTGGGTATATTCAGTTTATACACAGGGGGTTGCTTACTCATCAAGTGGTACATTGGACGGTCCCTGGATACAGGAAAAAGAACCGGTCACACCACCTGATTTCGGACATGGTATGATTTTTAAAACACTGCAGGGCAGGTTGTTAATGGCGGTACATAGTCACCAGGATATTAACGGCCACTACCGCCGTACCCCACATTTATTTGAAGTAGATGACTCGGGTGACAAGCTGATCGTGCGCGGCCCTTACGTCCCCTGAAGGTTTTGGGATTACAGTTCTCAGCAACCTTTGCACCAGGTGTGACATAATTTCTCAGGACAGATACACAAATAATTTTACGCAACATATTTACGGCAGTAGCAATAGACTGCCGATTGCGTTAATTTTGCGCCACTGCCATTTAGGGAAGCGACGCCATGAAGAACCTGCTTTTATCGATACTGTTCATTTTCACTCTTGTATTATGCCCGGTAACAACACCTGCCATAACAAAAACAGACAGTTTGCTGAATGTTCTTAAACGGGAAATTGCCGGGAGGACAAAGTATGACAACCGGAAAGAAAAACAAATTGAACAACTGCGTAAGCTGTTGAAATCGTTGCCTGCAGGATATGTGGAGGCAAGATATCAGGCCACTCAACGACTTTTTGAGGCGTTCAGAGATTACCGGTATGATTCGACCTTTGTTTATGCACAACGGCTGATTGGGCTGAGCAGGCAGTCAAAAAACAGCACCCGGCTTGCCGAAAACCGGCTCAGGCTTGGTACTACACTCATAGCGTCGGGTATGTTCAAAGAGACTTTCGACTGTTTAAGAGAAACATCACCCAAACTTTTGAATTCCGACTCAAGAAAACAATATTATATTCTTTATTCGTGGGCTTATTCAGACCTGGCCAAATATAATCGGGACGTATTCTACTCGCCGGACGATCTCGACAGGAAATATCGTTATCTTGACTCAGCCATTAATTTAACAACGCCCGGCACCTTTGAACGGCTGATACTGCAAGCCCAGCAAAAACCCGGCAAAGGATCCCATCCCTATGGGTATTACCTTGCATTAATGAAAAGGAAACTGTCTGTTCATGAAGAAGCTATGGTGGTTACCGGTTTGAGCCGTTATCGTAACGGTGATGAAAAGATACAGCTTCTGACAAAAGCAGCCATCGATGACATTCGCACTTCAACTTACCGCGCCCAGGCCATGTTATCGCTGGGGACAGCCCTTTCTGAACAAGGGAACCTGGAAGAAGCTTTTTATTTTTTACAACAGGCCTCGGCACAGGCAAATCGATTTGGTTCACGCCTTAACCAAAATGAGGTAGCACGTGTCCTGCCGGTGGTTGCAGCAAAACGTGTTTTATTGGAACAACAACAGCGGGAGCGCTTCCTGATCTATCTGATATCCGTATTTGTTATTGCCATAATCACGGGCTTAGTTTGCTTTATCATTTTTTTTCAATTAAAGAAAGTTCGCCGGGCAGAGCGTATTATTAAAGAAAACAACAGGGCACTTGAAAAAATCAATAAACAGCTTTGGGAGGAAGGTCGTATTAAGGAAGAGTATATCGGTTTCTTCTTTAATGAATTGTCTGGCTTTATCCTCAAAATCGATAAATTAAAGAACAATCTTCACCGGAAAATAAAAACTGCCACCCCTGAGGATGTTTTGCGAATGGTTGACGGCATAGACATAGCCTCAGAACGCAGGCAATTGTTCCGCACATTTGACAGTGTATTTCTTAAACTATTTCCCGATTTTCCGGATGCCTTTAATGCCTTACTTCGGGAGGAAGACCGTGTAAAGCCAAAAAAAGCCGGTACCTTAAATTCTTATTTAAGGATCTTTGCACTAATGCGTTTAGGCATTAACAGCAATGAAATGATTGCGGCAATTCTTGAATATACTGTGAGCACAGTTTATACCTACCGTTTCCGTACCCGCTCAAAGGCAATTGTACCGGCAGATGAGTTCGAACAACGTATCATGAGTATTCAGTTGGCCCCTCCAACAGCTTAGTTACAGTACCAATAACCTGGATTTTTCCAACCTGCATTTTTTGTAAAGCACTACAAAACAAAACATTGCATTTTTTTTGAGTTAGATTTTTCTTTGGCTTACCCGCCAGGGCTTGTGTCTTAGCGCCTATCAGGCTTATTTGCACATGAAACCTATTAGCGAAATACCACCCGGTTATCGCCTAAAATCTATTATAATGAAAAACATGACGAAAGCACATATGCCGCCTTAGCGGCTTGTATCCCGCCGTTGCCGGCGGCATCATCCCCGGGCTTAATTAACCTTTAAAAATCAATCTATAATTTCTTTTTATGTACAAAAAACTTTTACTCAGGCTAAGCGCCTTCGCGCTCTGTTGTATATTTACAAGTACCGCACTGGCTCAAAACAGAACAGTGTCCGGCACCGTAACAGACGCCGCCGACGGTTCGCCATTACCAGGTGTAAGCGTTGTGGTGACCGGCATGTCGGTAGGCACTACTACCAATGCTAAAGGCATATATACCCTCAGCATACCTGCATCTGCAAAAACCATTTCTTTTTCATATATCGGCTACACAACCCGCCAGGTACCGGTAACCAATGAAGCTACGCTTAATGTAGTGCTAACGGCCTCCAGCAATACACTTCAGGAAGTTGTTGTTGTGAGCGTTGGTTACGGCACGCTCGACAAGCGCGAGGTATCAAGCGCCATCACACACGTTTCATCTAAAGACTTGCTCCCTGTTGCATCAAACAGCCCTTTAATGTCGTTACAGGGTAAGGTAGCCGGACTTAGCATTACCAATACAGCCAGCGGCGACCCCAACTCCTCTCCTAACGTGCAGCTTCGGGGGGTTTCATCGCGCAATGCAGGCTTAGGTCCGCTGTACGTGATAAACGGTGTACCGGGCGGTAATATAGATAACATCAACCAAAATGACATTGAAAGCATTGATGTGCTTAAAGGTGGCGCTGCATCAGCAATTTACGGAACGCGCGGCAGTAATGGCGTTATTATCATTACCACCAAAAGGGGTTCATCACAATCGCGCATGTTTTATGAGGGATACGCCAGTTTCGACTACCTTACCAACCGGCTGCAAAACCTTACGCCCGACGAGTTTATTGCCGATCGTGTAAAAAACAGCCAGGGGCAGGATTATGGGGCTAAAACCAACTGGATGGATAACGTTACCAACTCGCCGGCTTTTGCTCAAAAACACACCGTTCAATTGTCGGGCGGTTCTGGTAAAACGAATTACTTCGCATCGGCCGATTACCGCAACGCCGATGGTGTTGATCTGCGCGCGCATAAAAAAGAATATGGTGCCAGGATTACCGTAAACCATGCTACCGACGATAACATTTTTGTAGGTACATTAAGTATCGCCCCGAGGTATATGAATACCCGCAATTCCGACCAGGGCAACTTCAACAACGCGCTCACGCTTAATCCAACATATCCTATCTATGATAAAGACGGCAAATACAATTACATCAATACCGGCTTCTTTTCCAACAACCCGGTTGAAAATGCCAACCTTATCAAAGCAGAGGCCGATATCAAAGAGATGGACATCAACGGTTCATTAAAAGTAAATATCCTCCGGAACCTGAGCACAACGGTAACACTGTCAGAGATCAGCCGCTCGGCAAGAAATATGAATTTCACGCCTTCTACCCTTTCATCTATTATCCACGCCAATAAAGCTAACCAAACCAATTTTGCTTCGCAGCAACAACAGGAAAACGACCAGAAAAACATTGAATGGACGGGCAATTATTCGCTTGACCTGGGGCCTAACCATTTCAAGCTGCTTGGCGGCTATTCTTATTCATTATACAACTACAAAGAATTCCATGCACAGAACTATGATTTCCCGTTTGATTCTTATTTATGGAACAACCTTGGTTCGGGTTTATACAATGGCGGTGCCGCCGGGCAGGGTCAATCGGCTGTTGGTTCAACGCAAAACGGTTCTACACTTATCTCTTTCTTCGGGCGTTTAAATTATGATTTCAATAACCGGTATATTGTAACTGCCAGCTTGCGCCGTGAAGGTTCATCAAAATTTGGCACTAACAATAAATGGGGGAATTTCCCCGCAGCTTCTGCTGCATGGCGCGTATCGGAAGAAAACTTCATGAAAGGTGCGCTTCCATGGATAAACGAACTGAAATTAAGGGCTGATTATGGCGTTACGGGTAACCAGGACTTTGATAATTACCTGTCGTTATTATTATATGGCGGTGCAGGTTATTTTCCGTACAATGGCCAGGTTTACCAGGTTTATGGGCCGTCATCCAATGTAAACCCGGACCTGCGCTGGGAAAAATCGATCAATTTTAATGCAGGCCTCGACTTTTCTATCCTTGATAACCGCATCAGCGGCTCGCTTGATTATTACATCCGTCGAAATAAGGATTTACTGGGATCATATAACGTACCCTTACCGCCAAATTCTCAATCAACTACTTACACCAACGTAGGTACAATGAAAAACTACGGAATTGAACTTGCGTTGAACGGCAGTATCATCCGGCATACCGACTTCAGTTATAATCTGACTCTGGCATTGTCCTATAACCGTAACAAGTTTATTTCTTTCTCAAATAATATATATAAAGGTGCCATTTTCCAGGAGGTAGCCGGTTTACCGGCCCCGGGCTCACCAGGTAATATTCAGCGGATTCAGGAAGGCCATAGCATTGGTGAATTTTATACCTTACGCTCGGCCGGGGTAAACGAATCCGGCGCCCTGCAGGTTTACAAAAAAGACGGTACCATAGTCCAGGCTAACCAGGCATCTAACGATGATAAACAATTTGTAGGAAACGGGTTACCTAAGTTTAACGGCTCTATAGGTAATACTTTCAGGTATAAACGCTTTGATCTGAGTGTTTTCCTGCGAGGAACGTTCGGTTATAAGATCTTCAATACATCTGCCTTTTACATTGGCACACCGTCGAGCCAGAGTGATGCCAATGTGCTAAAATCGGCCTATGACAGCAAAAGCAAATATTCGCGCCTGACCAATCCGGCAACAACATCTATCGCCTCCGATTATTTTTTGGAGAACGGATCGTTTGTGAAGATAGATAATGTGGCATTAGGCTATACCCAACCGATTAAAACCAAATACATTAAATCCGTAAGGCTTTACGCAACCGGCCGAAACCTGCACACATTTACAAGTTTTACCGGCGGTGACCCTGACCTGGTACAGGTTAATGGGCTTACACCGGGTGTAAACACTTCGCTGAGTTATTATCCATCAACACTGCAACTGATCCTTGGCCTGCAGGCAACCTTTTAAAAATTACAACATGAAAAAGTATAAACTATATATCAGCGGTATTTTACTGTCGGCATTACTTACCGGCAGCTGTACCAAACTGGATGAACACGTATATGATAAGGTAGATGCAGCAGGTTTCCTGACCAGGCGCGATGACGTGATCAGGGATTTTCTGCGCCCCTTTGAACACGGTTACTGGAGTATACAGGGTAACGATGTATATGCTGCAGGCGAAGATTGCACCGACGAAATAGGTACCTACAACCGCCAGGGCGATTGGCAGGACGGTGGCTATTACCAGCGGATGCATTACCATACATGGACACCTACTGATAATTTCACCAGCGGTGCGTGGACAAACTTTTACCAGGGTATTGTATTGTCAACCAACTCATTGCAGGACATGGAAAGTATCAAAGATCCATCGAAATTAAGTGTAACTGATGCTGAGCTTACCGATTTCAAATCTGAGTTGCACACCATGAGGGCCTGGTTTTACCTGAGGGCTTTTGATTTTTACCGCAATATCGAGATAGTTACCGATGTAAAAAACTCAACACAAGGCAATCCGCAGTCTACCCCGCAGGAAACCTTTAACTTCATTGAGTCGGAACTAAAAGGTGCTATTGATGGTCTGCCTACGCGTGAGCAACTTGGTGCCACCGGCATTGGGCGGTGGACAAAAGCAGGTGCCGCCTCTTTGCTGGCCCGCCTTTATCTCAACGCCAAAGTATATATTGGCACTGAGAAATACACTGAATGCGAAGCTGTTTGCCGGGACATTATCAGCGGCAAATACGGGGCTTATCAACTTGATACCCGCTGGGATGCTCCTTTTGATTATACCAATACTACGCTTAATTCCGAGGTAATCTATGGCTTTCCGGGTACCCTTGCGCGTACGCACTGGCAATATGACGGTGGTATGTTTTTTTGGGGGATGACCTATGATGCCGCGCCGCTATATTGTGGCTTCACTGATTTAGGCCAGTCAAATCCGCGCTTTGCATTGCAGCCAGGGCGTGATGTGGACAGCGTGGAATATACCTTCCAGTTGGGTAAACCTTTTGTGAAGTTTCAGAAATACCCCGACGATCTGCGGTTAAAAAAATACAAGAACCTGGGCAACAGCCAGCGTGAAGGCATGTTTTTGTATGGCTACCTGCCTTACACCCATATGGTAAATGGTGTAAGCCGTACTGATACCGTGAAAGGTAACAAAGGCCCTTATCCATTGTTCATTCGCGACCAGGTGGGTATGTTCCAGGGGGCAAAGCCGGGAACAAAAATAACTGATAAGGAATCAAACATGAACCATGCCGATCACAATTCAGGAGTGTTCCTGGTAAAATATCCATTTTATCCTACGCCTGATCCAAACCGCATTACGTCTGCCTATGCCGAGATCCGGTTTTCGGAGATCTACTACACCCTGGCTGAGTGCCGTTACCGGGCAGGCGATAAAGCCGGCGCCGCTAATTACCTGAACCAGGTAAGAAAACGTAATTTCCCGGCCGGATCAACAAGTTTATATAACCCTGACGGCAGTCAGCTTACCGACCAGGAAATGCTGGACGAATGGGGCAGAGAATTTA
It contains:
- a CDS encoding glycoside hydrolase family 43 protein codes for the protein MKKLLALLYFLILSHFISAQERPNILKKNVPLDSIRLSDPFILADHKTAMYYMTGTGGMLWKSKDLKLWEGPFPVAKTDPQSWMGPHPMIWAAELHEYKGKYYYFATFTNRDIKIDTVRGNVIERRASHILVSDQPEGPYVPMKDAAYLPADKPTLDGTFWIDKNGKPYMVYCYEWLQNWNGTIEKIELKPDLSGSVGTGKVLFRASDSPWSREKDENGNIHPNKVTDGPYLFRTQTGRLGMIWTSWVYSVYTQGVAYSSSGTLDGPWIQEKEPVTPPDFGHGMIFKTLQGRLLMAVHSHQDINGHYRRTPHLFEVDDSGDKLIVRGPYVP
- a CDS encoding DUF6377 domain-containing protein, translated to MKNLLLSILFIFTLVLCPVTTPAITKTDSLLNVLKREIAGRTKYDNRKEKQIEQLRKLLKSLPAGYVEARYQATQRLFEAFRDYRYDSTFVYAQRLIGLSRQSKNSTRLAENRLRLGTTLIASGMFKETFDCLRETSPKLLNSDSRKQYYILYSWAYSDLAKYNRDVFYSPDDLDRKYRYLDSAINLTTPGTFERLILQAQQKPGKGSHPYGYYLALMKRKLSVHEEAMVVTGLSRYRNGDEKIQLLTKAAIDDIRTSTYRAQAMLSLGTALSEQGNLEEAFYFLQQASAQANRFGSRLNQNEVARVLPVVAAKRVLLEQQQRERFLIYLISVFVIAIITGLVCFIIFFQLKKVRRAERIIKENNRALEKINKQLWEEGRIKEEYIGFFFNELSGFILKIDKLKNNLHRKIKTATPEDVLRMVDGIDIASERRQLFRTFDSVFLKLFPDFPDAFNALLREEDRVKPKKAGTLNSYLRIFALMRLGINSNEMIAAILEYTVSTVYTYRFRTRSKAIVPADEFEQRIMSIQLAPPTA
- a CDS encoding SusC/RagA family TonB-linked outer membrane protein, which translates into the protein MYKKLLLRLSAFALCCIFTSTALAQNRTVSGTVTDAADGSPLPGVSVVVTGMSVGTTTNAKGIYTLSIPASAKTISFSYIGYTTRQVPVTNEATLNVVLTASSNTLQEVVVVSVGYGTLDKREVSSAITHVSSKDLLPVASNSPLMSLQGKVAGLSITNTASGDPNSSPNVQLRGVSSRNAGLGPLYVINGVPGGNIDNINQNDIESIDVLKGGAASAIYGTRGSNGVIIITTKRGSSQSRMFYEGYASFDYLTNRLQNLTPDEFIADRVKNSQGQDYGAKTNWMDNVTNSPAFAQKHTVQLSGGSGKTNYFASADYRNADGVDLRAHKKEYGARITVNHATDDNIFVGTLSIAPRYMNTRNSDQGNFNNALTLNPTYPIYDKDGKYNYINTGFFSNNPVENANLIKAEADIKEMDINGSLKVNILRNLSTTVTLSEISRSARNMNFTPSTLSSIIHANKANQTNFASQQQQENDQKNIEWTGNYSLDLGPNHFKLLGGYSYSLYNYKEFHAQNYDFPFDSYLWNNLGSGLYNGGAAGQGQSAVGSTQNGSTLISFFGRLNYDFNNRYIVTASLRREGSSKFGTNNKWGNFPAASAAWRVSEENFMKGALPWINELKLRADYGVTGNQDFDNYLSLLLYGGAGYFPYNGQVYQVYGPSSNVNPDLRWEKSINFNAGLDFSILDNRISGSLDYYIRRNKDLLGSYNVPLPPNSQSTTYTNVGTMKNYGIELALNGSIIRHTDFSYNLTLALSYNRNKFISFSNNIYKGAIFQEVAGLPAPGSPGNIQRIQEGHSIGEFYTLRSAGVNESGALQVYKKDGTIVQANQASNDDKQFVGNGLPKFNGSIGNTFRYKRFDLSVFLRGTFGYKIFNTSAFYIGTPSSQSDANVLKSAYDSKSKYSRLTNPATTSIASDYFLENGSFVKIDNVALGYTQPIKTKYIKSVRLYATGRNLHTFTSFTGGDPDLVQVNGLTPGVNTSLSYYPSTLQLILGLQATF
- a CDS encoding RagB/SusD family nutrient uptake outer membrane protein — its product is MKKYKLYISGILLSALLTGSCTKLDEHVYDKVDAAGFLTRRDDVIRDFLRPFEHGYWSIQGNDVYAAGEDCTDEIGTYNRQGDWQDGGYYQRMHYHTWTPTDNFTSGAWTNFYQGIVLSTNSLQDMESIKDPSKLSVTDAELTDFKSELHTMRAWFYLRAFDFYRNIEIVTDVKNSTQGNPQSTPQETFNFIESELKGAIDGLPTREQLGATGIGRWTKAGAASLLARLYLNAKVYIGTEKYTECEAVCRDIISGKYGAYQLDTRWDAPFDYTNTTLNSEVIYGFPGTLARTHWQYDGGMFFWGMTYDAAPLYCGFTDLGQSNPRFALQPGRDVDSVEYTFQLGKPFVKFQKYPDDLRLKKYKNLGNSQREGMFLYGYLPYTHMVNGVSRTDTVKGNKGPYPLFIRDQVGMFQGAKPGTKITDKESNMNHADHNSGVFLVKYPFYPTPDPNRITSAYAEIRFSEIYYTLAECRYRAGDKAGAANYLNQVRKRNFPAGSTSLYNPDGSQLTDQEMLDEWGREFIGENRRRTDLIRWGVFNTGTWWDKKPDGDKHTEIFPIGRDIINVNPQLKQNPGY